The proteins below come from a single Falco rusticolus isolate bFalRus1 chromosome 8, bFalRus1.pri, whole genome shotgun sequence genomic window:
- the GORASP2 gene encoding Golgi reassembly-stacking protein 2 isoform X2, whose amino-acid sequence MLVYSSKTLELRETSVTPSNMWGGQGLLGVSIRFCSFDGANENVWHVLEVEPNSPAALAGLRPHSDYIIGADTVMNESVDLFSLIEAYEAKPLKLYVYNADTDNCREVVITPNSAWGGEGSLGCGIGYGYLHRIPTRPFEEGKKISLPGQLPSASLSPLKDGFTEVQLSSVNPSAALPPGSAGLEQSLSGLSISSPSTTVSNVLSTGVPTVPLLPPQVSQSLTSVPPVNPATTLPGLMPLPAGLPNLTDLSKLNLPAPHIVPEIIQPGLPSLPSLPPLNLTGITPLSMPPKCVPLLPLVTEASTVPAYLLPSITQAGSFTVNPGTTVNVEQTSTLTLDSATPTCKATIVDRSSESSTVNKKTSGVTDTQASKS is encoded by the exons atgCTGGTGTACAGTAGCAAAACACTGGAGCTGAGAGAAACATCAGTGACCCCCAGCAATATGTGGGGTGGACAGGGCCTGCTGGGTGTGAGCATTCGCTTCTGCAGCTTTGACGGGGCCAATGAAAATGTGTGGCATGTTTTG GAGGTGGAACCAAATTCTCCTGCTGCATTAGCTGGACTTAGACCTCATAGTGACTATATCATTGGAGCAGATACTGTTATGAATGAG TCTGTAGATCTCTTTTCCCTTATTGAAGCATATGAAGCAAAGCCATTAAAACTTTATGTGTACAACGCAGACACAGATAATTGTCGAGAAGTGGTGATTACTCCAAATTCTGCCTGGGGTGGAGAAGGCAG CCTAGGATGTGGCATTGGGTATGGGTATTTGCATAGGATACCTACACGTCCAtttgaagagggaaagaaaatttctcTCCCAGGACAGTTGCCTAGTGCATCTCTCAGTCCCCTCAAAGATGGCTTCACAGAG GTTCAGCTGTCATCAGTTAATCCCTCAGCTGCATTACCCCCGGGGTCAGCAGGCCTCGAGCAGAGTCTTTCAGGACTTTCTATTAGTTCACCTTCAACTACTGTCAGTAATGTTCTCAGTACAG GTGTTCCAACGGTTCCATTATTACCACCACAAGTCAGTCAGTCCCTTACCTCTGTGCCACCAGTTAATCCAGCAACTACATTACCAG GTCTGATGCCATTACCAGCAGGACTTCCCAACCTGACTGATCTGTCCAAACTTAATTTACCTGCACCACACATTGTTCCAGAAATCATACAGCCTG GTTTgccatcccttccctccttaCCACCTCTGAATCTAACGGGAATAACACCTCTATCAATGCCACCCAAATGTGTTCCTCTGCTTCCTTTGGTCACAGAGGCATCTACAGTGCCTGCGTATTTGCTTCCCTCCATTACTCAAGCTGGGAGCTTTACTGTCAACCCTGGCACTACTGTAAATGTAGAACAGACCTCTACGCTCACCTTGGATAGCGCTACCCCGACTTGTAAGGCAACTATTGTTGACAGATCAAGTGAATCCTCTACAGTTAATAAGAAAACATCTGGAGTCACAGATACACAAGCTTCTAAATCATAA
- the GORASP2 gene encoding Golgi reassembly-stacking protein 2 isoform X1, giving the protein MGGSQSVEIPGGGTEGYHVLRVQENSPGHRAGLEPFFDFIVSINGSRLNKDNDTLKDLLKANVEKPVKMLVYSSKTLELRETSVTPSNMWGGQGLLGVSIRFCSFDGANENVWHVLEVEPNSPAALAGLRPHSDYIIGADTVMNESVDLFSLIEAYEAKPLKLYVYNADTDNCREVVITPNSAWGGEGSLGCGIGYGYLHRIPTRPFEEGKKISLPGQLPSASLSPLKDGFTEVQLSSVNPSAALPPGSAGLEQSLSGLSISSPSTTVSNVLSTGVPTVPLLPPQVSQSLTSVPPVNPATTLPGLMPLPAGLPNLTDLSKLNLPAPHIVPEIIQPGLPSLPSLPPLNLTGITPLSMPPKCVPLLPLVTEASTVPAYLLPSITQAGSFTVNPGTTVNVEQTSTLTLDSATPTCKATIVDRSSESSTVNKKTSGVTDTQASKS; this is encoded by the exons GTACAAGAAAACTCACCGGGGCATAGAGCTGGACTGGAGCcattctttgattttattgTGTCCATTAATGGTTCAAGATTG AATAAAGACAATGACACTCTCAAGGACCTGTTGAAAGCAAATGTtgaaaaacctgtaaaaatgCTGGTGTACAGTAGCAAAACACTGGAGCTGAGAGAAACATCAGTGACCCCCAGCAATATGTGGGGTGGACAGGGCCTGCTGGGTGTGAGCATTCGCTTCTGCAGCTTTGACGGGGCCAATGAAAATGTGTGGCATGTTTTG GAGGTGGAACCAAATTCTCCTGCTGCATTAGCTGGACTTAGACCTCATAGTGACTATATCATTGGAGCAGATACTGTTATGAATGAG TCTGTAGATCTCTTTTCCCTTATTGAAGCATATGAAGCAAAGCCATTAAAACTTTATGTGTACAACGCAGACACAGATAATTGTCGAGAAGTGGTGATTACTCCAAATTCTGCCTGGGGTGGAGAAGGCAG CCTAGGATGTGGCATTGGGTATGGGTATTTGCATAGGATACCTACACGTCCAtttgaagagggaaagaaaatttctcTCCCAGGACAGTTGCCTAGTGCATCTCTCAGTCCCCTCAAAGATGGCTTCACAGAG GTTCAGCTGTCATCAGTTAATCCCTCAGCTGCATTACCCCCGGGGTCAGCAGGCCTCGAGCAGAGTCTTTCAGGACTTTCTATTAGTTCACCTTCAACTACTGTCAGTAATGTTCTCAGTACAG GTGTTCCAACGGTTCCATTATTACCACCACAAGTCAGTCAGTCCCTTACCTCTGTGCCACCAGTTAATCCAGCAACTACATTACCAG GTCTGATGCCATTACCAGCAGGACTTCCCAACCTGACTGATCTGTCCAAACTTAATTTACCTGCACCACACATTGTTCCAGAAATCATACAGCCTG GTTTgccatcccttccctccttaCCACCTCTGAATCTAACGGGAATAACACCTCTATCAATGCCACCCAAATGTGTTCCTCTGCTTCCTTTGGTCACAGAGGCATCTACAGTGCCTGCGTATTTGCTTCCCTCCATTACTCAAGCTGGGAGCTTTACTGTCAACCCTGGCACTACTGTAAATGTAGAACAGACCTCTACGCTCACCTTGGATAGCGCTACCCCGACTTGTAAGGCAACTATTGTTGACAGATCAAGTGAATCCTCTACAGTTAATAAGAAAACATCTGGAGTCACAGATACACAAGCTTCTAAATCATAA